The following coding sequences are from one Rhinoraja longicauda isolate Sanriku21f chromosome 37, sRhiLon1.1, whole genome shotgun sequence window:
- the LOC144610598 gene encoding uncharacterized protein LOC144610598 produces the protein MAERDARCSPHSSGDGHSPVKTEPGLRSETPTNEGAGVDVSPPGDAARSEAGDRSPTVSMETGPSSSQGLAMAVPVISLGHSQRHPMNGGHPGEGGPRTTQLTALHPIPALVPGLGGRMVQLSVHPAVSPYGPHPTINSAYIGAASTFSVFPNSRIKRRPSNHYEVEMHEGPPQMVVRRMFTNSRERWRQQNVNGAFSDLRGLIPTHPPDKKLSKNEILRLAMKYIHFLVELVDDQNGGREHGHGAWGGAGETVVEPSPSPSLSPSPRGPSPTRPGLADMAARAVRRQLSTIANGNATPTAGHHGDLCSPNTEGEEEEEGEHLIKMEAEADQPSLVSALAQR, from the exons ATGGCGGAGAGAGACGCCAGGTGTTCCCCACACAGCTCTGGGGATGGCCACAGCCCTGTGAAGACGGAGCCCGGGCTGAGGAGCGAGACCCCCACCAACGAGGGGGCCGGGGTGGACGTCTCTCCCCCCGGGGATGCCGCCCGCTCGGAGGCTGGGGACCGCTCGCCGACGGTTTCCATGGAGACGGGGCCGAGCTCGTCGCAGGGGCTGGCGATGGCCGTCCCTGTCATCAGCCTGGGCCACAGCCAGCGGCACCCGATGAACGGAGGGCACCCGGGGGAGGGTGGGCCACGGACCACCCAGCTGACCGCCCTGCACCCCATCCCCGCCCTGGTGCCCGGCCTGGGGGGCCGGATGGTGCAGCTCTCTGTCCACCCAGCAGTGTCGCCCTACGGCCCACACCCCACCATCAAcag TGCCTACATTGGAGCAGCAAGCACATTCAGCGTGTTTCCAAACAGCAGGATCAAAAGGAGACCGTCAAATCATTACGAAGTGGAGATGCATGAAG GCCCGCCACAGATGGTCGTGCGCCGCATGTTCACCAACAGCCGTGAGCGGTGGAGGCAGCAGAACGTCAACGGGGCCTTCTCTGACCTGCGCGGGCTGATCCCCACCCACCCTCCGGACAAGAAGCTGAGCAAGAACGAGATCCTGCGCCTGGCCATGAAGTACATCCACTTCCTGGTGGAGCTGGTGGACGACCAGAACGGCGGGCGGGAGCACGGGCACGGAGCGTGGGGCGGGGCCGGCGAGACCGTGGTGGAACCGTCGCCATCGccgtcactgtcaccgtcaccgCGGGGCCCCTCGCCCACCAGGCCGGGGCTGGCCGACATGGCCGCCAGGGCCGTGCGCAGGCAGCTCTCCACCATCGCCAACGGCAACGCCACGCCGACCGCCGGCCACCACGGTGACCTCTGTAGCCCCAACaccgagggggaggaggaggaggagggggaacacTTGATAAAGATGGAAGCTGAGGCGGACCAGCCCAGCCTGGTCTCGGCCCTGGCCCAGAGGTGA